Proteins from one Thermoanaerobacterales bacterium genomic window:
- a CDS encoding NifB/NifX family molybdenum-iron cluster-binding protein, translated as MNAKIALATEGNEVAAHFGHCPAFTIVEVEDGREESREVIANPGHQPGFLPRFLSGLGVTHIIAGGMGPAARNLFEQHGVTVIIGAQGSVDGVLQAFLSGSLATGPSQCHHGEADHHCGGHGHGC; from the coding sequence ATGAACGCAAAAATCGCCCTGGCGACGGAAGGCAATGAGGTGGCGGCTCACTTCGGACACTGCCCGGCTTTCACGATTGTCGAGGTCGAAGACGGCCGGGAAGAGAGCCGCGAGGTCATCGCCAACCCCGGACACCAGCCCGGGTTCCTCCCCCGCTTCCTGTCCGGGTTGGGCGTAACCCACATCATCGCCGGCGGTATGGGGCCGGCGGCCCGGAACCTTTTCGAACAGCACGGGGTTACCGTGATCATCGGGGCCCAGGGCTCGGTGGACGGCGTCCTGCAGGCCTTTCTGTCCGGTTCCTTGGCCACCGGTCCTTCGCAGTGCCACCACGGGGAGGCCGACCATCACTGCGGCGGCCACGGGCACGGTTGCTAG
- a CDS encoding PaaI family thioesterase, with translation MGGQDPRMCFACGRDNPIGLRLSFVEDGETLATTFTPRPEHQGWPGWTHGGLVLTVLDEVMAQWCWRHGLPAMTAEMTVRFRHGVPTGRTIHVTARPLRQKGRLVELKAEARLDDGTPAAQATAKFIRTSAALNGGPGGAAR, from the coding sequence GTGGGCGGGCAGGATCCACGCATGTGCTTCGCCTGCGGGCGGGACAACCCTATCGGCCTCAGGCTCTCCTTCGTCGAGGACGGGGAAACCCTGGCGACCACCTTCACGCCGCGACCGGAGCACCAGGGCTGGCCGGGCTGGACGCACGGGGGCCTGGTGCTGACGGTGCTCGACGAGGTTATGGCGCAGTGGTGCTGGCGGCACGGCCTGCCGGCCATGACCGCCGAGATGACGGTCCGCTTCCGCCACGGAGTGCCCACCGGGCGGACGATCCACGTCACGGCGCGGCCGCTGCGGCAGAAGGGGCGCCTCGTGGAGCTGAAAGCCGAGGCCCGGCTGGACGACGGCACGCCGGCGGCCCAGGCGACGGCCAAGTTCATCCGCACCTCCGCCGCGCTGAACGGCGGGCCGGGCGGTGCCGCGCGCTAA
- a CDS encoding NifB/NifX family molybdenum-iron cluster-binding protein, with protein sequence MRVAVSATGSRLTDRVDPRFGRCSCFVIYDTESGKVETLDNSAAASGGGAGVQASQAVAGAKVDVVLTGNLGPNAYRVFETAGIKCYTGCAGTVEEAIKKFTNGELEPAGGASVGAHHGIRR encoded by the coding sequence ATGCGTGTTGCAGTATCGGCCACCGGCTCACGGTTGACGGACCGGGTCGATCCACGTTTCGGCCGTTGCTCCTGTTTCGTCATTTACGACACTGAAAGCGGCAAGGTGGAAACCCTGGACAACAGCGCCGCGGCGAGCGGCGGCGGAGCCGGGGTGCAGGCGAGCCAGGCCGTTGCCGGCGCGAAAGTCGACGTAGTCCTCACGGGCAACCTTGGACCTAACGCCTACCGCGTGTTTGAGACGGCCGGGATCAAATGCTATACCGGCTGCGCGGGCACGGTGGAAGAGGCGATCAAAAAATTCACCAACGGGGAACTGGAACCCGCCGGCGGGGCCAGTGTCGGCGCGCATCACGGGATCCGCCGTTAG
- a CDS encoding GNAT family N-acetyltransferase, protein MTSDEVVIRPFGFADVDGVINLNYGIYRDEYGFNEDFLNYAREDVPRIAREFDAARHLFLVAEAQGELVGSIIVVDGAAGCAPGYARLQWFAVAAGHRGRGLGKRLVGEAIGFARRAGYRGMWLRTLSILPAAAAVYRSFGFAVYREEHNVPMGGTAVTEHYYKLEW, encoded by the coding sequence ATGACCTCGGACGAGGTCGTCATACGGCCTTTTGGGTTCGCAGACGTGGACGGCGTTATCAACCTTAATTACGGCATCTACCGGGACGAGTACGGGTTCAACGAGGACTTCCTGAACTACGCCCGCGAAGACGTACCCCGTATCGCCCGGGAATTCGACGCCGCGCGCCATCTCTTCCTGGTCGCCGAAGCGCAAGGGGAGCTCGTCGGCTCGATCATCGTGGTCGACGGCGCGGCGGGCTGTGCTCCCGGCTACGCGCGCCTGCAGTGGTTTGCCGTGGCGGCGGGCCACCGGGGGCGGGGCCTGGGGAAACGCTTGGTCGGTGAGGCGATCGGCTTCGCCCGGCGGGCTGGATACCGGGGAATGTGGCTCAGGACGCTCTCCATCCTGCCCGCGGCGGCCGCCGTGTATCGCAGTTTCGGATTTGCCGTCTACCGTGAGGAGCACAACGTCCCCATGGGCGGAACGGCGGTCACCGAGCACTATTATAAGCTGGAGTGGTGA